The following proteins come from a genomic window of Rutidosis leptorrhynchoides isolate AG116_Rl617_1_P2 chromosome 10, CSIRO_AGI_Rlap_v1, whole genome shotgun sequence:
- the LOC139872646 gene encoding uncharacterized protein yields the protein MSGSRNSLQQHEEQQSDTVSTDGSSLSGRASFETTLNAESNQFDELECNEVEIIDKNGNIIRKQTMTTKDVTKLKTGEKVLVHLNGFDQPIRSAGSLCTRYMGNLLKQQRFCPIEAKDWREVKRRCGVILMEDIRGKFSLPERENVDRVLLLILGDKYRARKYNVKDKLFKSVIEKLKLREADNIGIDDAQEIQYTEEQILEGLDLVDKPADVTDYQWNKYKDYLRSSELKNLSKLGKKARGEKLHAHTTGARSHARIRDEFMLKYNREPYPLEFFDIVYKTKEGSYVKDVSKDFVDMANKQVKKKILNLDDSECVDSHKRSKIEREVVMELIGPDKPGRARLHGKGVTKSQVTDVSYDLRRTRGESSTNNNVNVGTLLVLLESQRQQIESQNKQIQAQNKQIEAQNKKIQFQNQKIESRDKQIMCLHQILDDLREEFRKIQSLFQDSYFSRENPSSRASHEE from the exons ATGTCCGGGTCTAGAAATAGTCTGCAACAACATGAAGAACAACAATCTGATACCGTTTCAACAGACGGTTCGTCATTATCTGGACGAGCATCTTTTGAGACTACTTTGAATGCAGAAAGTAATCAATTTGATGAACTTGAGTGCAATGAGGTTGAGATAATAG ATAAAAACGGAAATATTATTAGGAAACAAACCATGACTACAAAAGATGTAACTAAGCTAAAAACGGGTGAAAAAGTGTTGGTTCATCTTAATGGATTTGATCAACCAATTAGGTCAGCGGGGTCATTATGCACTAGATACATGGGCAACCTTTTAAAACAACAACGTTTTTGCCCTATTGAGGCAAAAGATTGGCGTGAAGTTAAAAGGCGTTGTGGTGTTATTCTTATGGAAGACATTCgg GGCAAATTCTCATTACCCGAGAGGGAGAATGTTGATAGAGTTCTGTTGTTAATACTTGGTGATAAATATAGGGCTCGAAAGTATAATGTGAAAGATAAGTTATTTAAGTCAGTTATAGAGAAATTGAAATTAAGAGAAGCTGATAATATCGGGATTGATGATGCACAAGAGATACAATACACCGAAGAGCAAATTCTTGAAGGGCTTGACTTGGTAGATAAGCCTGCTGACGTTACTGATTACCAGTGGAACAAATATAAGGATTATCTTAGATCATCCGAGTTAAAG aatttATCGAAACTAGGGAAGAAGGCAAGAGGTGAGAAACTACATGCTCATACGACTGGTGCTCGTAGCCATGCACGAATAAGAGACGAATTT ATGCTGAAATACAATAGAGAACCGTATCCCCTTGAGTTTTTTGATATCGTTTATAAAACGAAAGAAGGATCATATGTTAAAGACGTATCAAAAGATTTTGTG GATATGGCAAATAAACAAGTGAAGAAAAAGATTCTAAACCTTGATGACTCAGAGTGTGTTGATTCTCACAAGAGGTCAAAAATTGAGAGAGAAGTTGTTATGGAGCTTATCGGTCCTGATAAGCCTGGACGAGCTCGATTACATGGGAAAGGAGTAACAAAATCGCAAGTAACAGATGTTAGTTATGACCTAAGAAGAACGAGAGGAGAAAGCTCTACAAATAATAACGTTAACGTTGGCACATTGTTGGTTCTTCTTGAATCTCAAAGACAACAAATAGAATCTCAGAACAAGCAAATTCAGGCTCAGAACAAGCAAATAGAGGCTCAGAATAAGAAGATACAGTTTCAAAATCAGAAAATTGAGTCGAGAGATAAACAAATCATGTGTCTGCATCAAATTCTCGATGATCTTAGAGAAGAGTTTCGGAAAATTCAAAGCTTATTTCAAGATTCGTATTTCTCACGTGAAAAT CCCTCTTCAAGAGCATCACATGAAGAGTAA